The proteins below come from a single Ostrinia nubilalis chromosome Z, ilOstNubi1.1, whole genome shotgun sequence genomic window:
- the LOC135087074 gene encoding bombyxin A-1 homolog, with the protein MKNQVLILLIALSFIAAGFGQSQSQFFCGRRLANTLANLCPATGIDKRGGMNSIENFGYAWPWLMPRAKALQGRAKRDGVVSECCEKPCTINELMSYC; encoded by the coding sequence ATGAAGAATCAAGTGCTTATCCTGCTGATCGCGCTCAGTTTCATCGCCGCGGGATTTGGGCAGTCCCAGAGCCAGTTCTTCTGCGGGAGACGGTTGGCCAACACCCTGGCGAACCTCTGCCCCGCCACTGGCATCGACAAGCGTGGCGGTATGAATTCTATCGAGAACTTCGGCTACGCCTGGCCCTGGCTCATGCCCAGAGCTAAGGCGCTGCAGGGCCGCGCCAAGAGAGACGGCGTGGTCTCCGAGTGCTGCGAGAAGCCCTGCACCATCAACGAACTGATGTCCTACTGCTAG